The Pseudomonas sp. R4-35-07 genome contains a region encoding:
- a CDS encoding pseudouridine synthase, translating to MRVDRFLSNLPRFNRRQVRLLLVERRVSVDGVTVSDPHHEVREFSQVCVDGEVLQAGKPARYFMLHKPQGCVSATADPLHPTVLDLLNEPDKGTLHIAGRLDYNTTGLMLITNDGQWSRRLTQPTTKLPKVYRVETAQEIGPEYAVTFKAGLYFAFEDLTTQPAELELLGPTTARLSIIEGRYHQVKRMFGHFNNQVIALHRERMGPLQLDPSLAPGEYRALTDDEIRQV from the coding sequence ATGCGCGTTGATCGGTTCCTCAGCAACCTGCCGCGCTTCAATCGCAGGCAAGTAAGGCTGCTGTTGGTGGAACGCCGCGTCAGCGTTGATGGAGTAACGGTCAGTGATCCTCACCATGAGGTACGCGAGTTCAGCCAGGTGTGCGTTGATGGTGAGGTGCTGCAGGCGGGCAAACCGGCGCGCTATTTCATGCTGCACAAACCCCAAGGGTGCGTGAGTGCCACGGCGGATCCGCTACACCCTACCGTGCTCGATCTGCTGAATGAGCCGGACAAAGGCACGCTGCATATTGCCGGGCGCCTGGACTACAACACGACCGGCCTGATGTTGATCACCAACGACGGCCAGTGGTCGCGGCGCCTGACACAACCGACGACCAAGTTGCCCAAGGTGTACCGCGTGGAAACAGCGCAGGAAATCGGTCCCGAATACGCGGTGACATTCAAGGCGGGCCTGTACTTCGCTTTCGAAGACCTCACCACCCAACCCGCCGAGCTGGAATTACTGGGACCGACCACGGCGCGCTTGAGCATCATCGAAGGCCGTTATCACCAGGTGAAACGCATGTTCGGGCACTTCAATAACCAGGTAATCGCGCTGCACCGTGAGCGCATGGGCCCTCTGCAGTTGGATCCGTCCCTTGCGCCGGGGGAATACCGAGCCCTGACTGACGATGAAATCCGACAAGTCTGA
- a CDS encoding cysteine-rich CWC family protein produces MTTPTLCPACGAVNDCALADPRTVDQACWCFNVTIDPAVVLALPDELRNKACLCPRCAQVDEQLRTPDAR; encoded by the coding sequence ATGACCACACCCACGCTTTGCCCCGCCTGCGGAGCCGTCAACGACTGCGCCCTGGCAGACCCACGCACGGTTGACCAGGCGTGCTGGTGCTTCAATGTCACCATTGACCCAGCGGTAGTCCTCGCGCTACCTGACGAACTGCGCAATAAAGCCTGCCTGTGCCCGCGTTGCGCCCAAGTGGATGAACAGTTGCGCACCCCTGATGCGCGTTGA
- a CDS encoding DUF3757 domain-containing protein: protein MFKQLMCVLLLVGCVMGPAGAKQFCPDKSMIRNVKGYFQYQQDGVLWQGPKVEPNEYIHSFLGALFTPEKGTDRKNGYVEKCVYENQREELVVMRPCISGAANTMSLTDSLHWELGKIPFDQQVYVCRDNQPDNCAFTINDSQR, encoded by the coding sequence ATGTTCAAACAACTGATGTGCGTGCTTTTACTAGTCGGCTGCGTCATGGGCCCGGCGGGGGCAAAGCAGTTTTGTCCGGATAAATCGATGATCCGAAACGTCAAAGGCTACTTTCAATACCAGCAGGATGGCGTGCTCTGGCAAGGTCCCAAGGTTGAGCCTAACGAATATATACATAGCTTTCTTGGCGCTTTATTCACGCCTGAAAAGGGCACAGACCGAAAAAACGGCTACGTGGAAAAGTGCGTTTATGAAAACCAGCGTGAAGAGCTGGTCGTTATGCGTCCTTGCATTTCGGGCGCTGCCAACACCATGTCGCTGACCGACAGCTTGCATTGGGAGCTTGGCAAGATTCCCTTCGATCAACAGGTTTACGTCTGCCGTGACAATCAACCCGATAATTGCGCATTCACGATAAATGACTCGCAACGATAG
- a CDS encoding enoyl-CoA hydratase/isomerase family protein — MNLHFEELTGSDGARIGIASLDAEKTLNALSLPMILALGDRLDAWAKDPNIVCVLLRGNGPKAFCAGGEVRSLAQACREQPGEVPALAAQFFAAEYRLDYRLHTYPKPLICWGHGYVLGGGMGLLQSASVRVVTPTSRLAMPEISIGLYPDVGASRFLSRLPGKLGLFLGLTGAHINGRDALDLGLADRFLRDDQQEELLEGLLQLNWQEQSAMQLNSLLKALAQEAVDEQPEAQWLPRRGQIDEWLDVGDIRCAWRALSQLRDQADPLLARAGKTLSEGCPLTAHLVWEQIRRARHLSLAQVFQMEYTVSLNCCRHPEFAEGVRARLIDKDQAPHWHWPDINTIPEAVVQAHFEKAWEGRNPLADLSDY; from the coding sequence ATGAACCTGCACTTCGAAGAACTGACCGGCAGCGACGGCGCCCGCATTGGCATCGCCAGCCTGGACGCGGAAAAGACCCTCAACGCCCTGTCCCTGCCGATGATTTTGGCCTTGGGTGATCGCCTGGATGCCTGGGCCAAGGACCCGAACATCGTCTGCGTATTGCTGCGCGGCAATGGCCCCAAGGCCTTTTGCGCCGGTGGCGAAGTGCGCAGCCTGGCGCAGGCCTGTCGCGAACAACCCGGCGAAGTGCCCGCCCTGGCCGCGCAGTTTTTCGCTGCGGAGTACCGCCTCGATTATCGCCTGCACACCTATCCCAAGCCGCTGATCTGTTGGGGCCACGGCTATGTGCTGGGCGGCGGCATGGGGCTGCTGCAAAGCGCGTCCGTGCGTGTCGTGACGCCCACCAGCCGTCTGGCCATGCCGGAAATCAGTATCGGCCTGTACCCGGATGTCGGTGCCAGCAGGTTCTTGTCGCGCCTGCCCGGCAAACTCGGGTTGTTCCTGGGCCTTACCGGCGCCCATATCAATGGCCGCGATGCCTTGGACCTGGGCCTGGCCGACCGTTTCCTGCGCGATGACCAGCAAGAGGAACTGCTCGAAGGCCTGCTGCAACTGAACTGGCAGGAACAGAGCGCGATGCAGCTCAACAGCCTGCTCAAGGCCCTCGCCCAGGAAGCCGTCGACGAGCAACCCGAAGCGCAGTGGTTGCCGCGCCGTGGGCAGATCGACGAATGGCTGGATGTGGGTGACATACGCTGCGCCTGGCGCGCGTTGAGCCAGTTGCGTGATCAAGCTGATCCGCTGCTGGCTCGCGCCGGCAAGACGCTGAGCGAAGGCTGCCCGCTGACCGCCCATCTGGTGTGGGAGCAAATCCGCCGGGCTCGGCATTTGTCGTTGGCCCAAGTGTTCCAGATGGAGTACACGGTGAGTCTCAACTGCTGCCGTCATCCGGAATTCGCCGAAGGGGTGCGGGCTCGGTTGATCGATAAGGACCAAGCGCCGCACTGGCACTGGCCGGATATCAACACAATTCCAGAGGCGGTGGTGCAGGCGCATTTTGAAAAAGCCTGGGAGGGTAGGAATCCTCTGGCAGATTTATCCGATTATTGA
- the ung gene encoding uracil-DNA glycosylase: MTDGDRIKLEPSWKHALRDEFEKPYMAQLREFLRQEHAAGKEIYPPGPLIFNALNSTPLDKVKVVILGQDPYHGPGQAHGLCFSVQPGVPAPPSLVNIYKELKRDLNIDIPNHGYLQSWADQGVLMLNTTMTVERANANAHAGKGWQFFTDRIIEVVSEHQPHLVFLLWGAHAQSKQKLIDATKHLVLTSVHPSPLSAYRGFLGCGHFSRTNKFLEQNGEAPIEWRLPPV; encoded by the coding sequence ATGACCGATGGCGACCGTATCAAACTCGAACCCAGCTGGAAACACGCCCTGCGCGATGAGTTCGAGAAGCCCTACATGGCCCAGTTGCGCGAGTTCCTGCGCCAGGAACATGCGGCCGGTAAAGAGATCTACCCGCCTGGCCCGCTGATTTTCAATGCCCTCAACTCGACGCCGCTGGACAAGGTCAAGGTAGTGATCCTCGGCCAGGACCCGTACCACGGCCCCGGCCAGGCCCACGGCCTGTGCTTTTCGGTGCAACCGGGCGTGCCGGCGCCGCCGTCCCTGGTCAATATCTATAAAGAACTCAAGCGTGACCTGAACATCGACATCCCCAACCACGGCTACCTGCAAAGCTGGGCCGACCAGGGCGTGCTGATGCTCAACACCACCATGACTGTGGAACGCGCCAATGCCAATGCCCATGCGGGCAAGGGTTGGCAGTTCTTTACCGACCGGATCATCGAGGTGGTCAGCGAGCATCAGCCGCATCTGGTGTTTTTGTTGTGGGGCGCCCACGCCCAGAGCAAGCAAAAGCTGATCGATGCCACCAAGCACCTGGTGCTGACCTCGGTGCACCCGTCACCGTTGTCGGCGTATCGCGGATTTCTGGGCTGCGGGCATTTCAGTCGCACCAACAAGTTTCTTGAGCAGAATGGCGAGGCGCCGATCGAGTGGCGGTTGCCGCCTGTCTGA
- a CDS encoding YncE family protein, with protein MMEEPIQSPPGDAGAPAQIVQTIAVPGSPNRLVMNRAGTRLYVASATASGSLTVLDTQPLSVIQTVENLGSPIWLAINPAGSRIYVSDNSAASGNPITVIETVSNSVIARVTGFTTVNGMALNSTGTRLYVADYGASELVTIDTSDHQRVTETSVRYAKEVIVAPHDDTRAYVVSDLAGWSIVNLGTEPIVRQLAIAAGSPTSIGHSPRYPRIYITHRDEGRLTIGDALIPEVSKYISGLNEPWGIAFSPLSEMAYITERGHISIYDTRLERMVGTIAGFGSLRGIVVAPDGRNLYVADIQNQTICMVRL; from the coding sequence ATGATGGAAGAACCTATTCAAAGCCCTCCTGGCGATGCCGGTGCACCTGCACAAATTGTGCAAACCATCGCAGTACCGGGCTCTCCCAATCGCCTGGTAATGAACCGTGCAGGAACACGCCTTTATGTGGCAAGCGCCACAGCATCGGGATCCCTCACCGTTCTAGATACCCAGCCACTTAGCGTCATACAGACGGTAGAAAATCTCGGCTCCCCGATATGGCTGGCAATCAACCCGGCAGGTTCGCGCATTTACGTGAGTGACAACAGCGCCGCATCGGGAAACCCGATTACCGTTATCGAAACCGTGAGTAACAGCGTCATCGCAAGAGTCACGGGGTTTACGACGGTTAATGGCATGGCTTTGAACTCAACCGGCACCCGGCTCTACGTCGCTGATTACGGGGCTTCAGAGTTGGTAACCATTGACACCAGCGACCACCAACGCGTAACCGAAACATCTGTGCGTTACGCTAAGGAAGTGATAGTGGCGCCCCATGACGACACTCGCGCTTACGTTGTGTCGGATTTAGCGGGCTGGAGCATCGTCAACCTTGGAACCGAGCCGATCGTCAGGCAGCTCGCCATCGCCGCAGGCAGTCCTACCTCGATCGGTCATAGCCCACGCTATCCGCGCATTTACATCACTCACCGCGACGAGGGCCGCTTGACTATCGGCGACGCCTTGATTCCTGAAGTCAGCAAGTACATCAGCGGCCTCAACGAGCCCTGGGGCATAGCATTCAGCCCCCTCAGCGAGATGGCCTATATCACTGAGAGAGGACACATCAGCATTTATGACACCCGGCTTGAACGCATGGTCGGCACGATCGCAGGTTTCGGCAGTCTGCGAGGTATTGTGGTGGCTCCGGATGGCCGCAATCTGTATGTCGCTGATATTCAAAACCAAACGATATGCATGGTCAGGCTATAG
- a CDS encoding AbrB family transcriptional regulator: MSEVTFKQWWGTPLVGLAGGYLASLVGWPLPYMVGSLLAIILVRCLTPWQLAEIPGGRKCGQWVVGIGIGLHFTPVVIEQVMSHFGLIFFGALVTSLSSVVGVWLMRRSGEDRATAFFSSMPGGSGEMVNLGARNGAVLSRVAAGQSLRVLVVVLCVPAIFKYLLGGGAPQFHPAPVSWLWLALLFPMGALVAWGWQRLHQPNPWLFGPLLVSATASVVWDLHIGLPDGGSQIGQWLIGSGLGCHFNRQFFRRAPSFMGRTLIGTALTMALATLAAVGLSAVTHLDLRSLTLGMMPGGIAEMSLTAETLQLSVPLVTAMQVMRLLFVLFLAEPLFRYWNRQL; this comes from the coding sequence ATGTCTGAGGTCACTTTCAAGCAATGGTGGGGAACACCGCTGGTCGGCCTGGCCGGCGGTTACCTGGCCAGCCTCGTCGGCTGGCCTTTGCCCTATATGGTCGGCTCGTTGCTGGCGATCATCCTGGTGCGCTGCCTCACGCCCTGGCAATTGGCGGAAATTCCCGGCGGGCGCAAATGCGGCCAATGGGTAGTGGGCATCGGCATCGGCCTGCACTTCACGCCGGTAGTGATCGAACAGGTGATGAGCCACTTCGGGCTGATTTTTTTCGGCGCATTGGTCACTAGCCTGTCGAGCGTGGTCGGGGTGTGGTTGATGCGCCGCAGTGGCGAAGATCGCGCCACCGCGTTTTTCTCCAGCATGCCGGGCGGCTCCGGGGAGATGGTCAACCTCGGCGCGCGCAATGGTGCGGTGCTCAGCCGGGTTGCGGCGGGGCAGAGTTTGCGCGTGCTGGTAGTGGTGCTGTGCGTGCCGGCGATCTTCAAGTATTTGCTGGGCGGTGGCGCGCCGCAGTTTCATCCGGCACCCGTTAGTTGGCTGTGGCTGGCGTTGCTGTTTCCGATGGGGGCTCTGGTGGCCTGGGGCTGGCAGCGTTTGCACCAGCCGAACCCTTGGCTGTTCGGCCCGTTGCTGGTGAGTGCGACTGCCAGTGTTGTGTGGGACCTACATATTGGTTTGCCCGACGGTGGCAGTCAGATTGGCCAGTGGTTGATCGGCAGCGGGTTGGGCTGCCACTTCAACCGACAGTTCTTTCGCAGGGCTCCATCCTTTATGGGTCGCACGTTGATCGGCACCGCCCTGACCATGGCACTGGCGACATTGGCGGCGGTGGGCTTGAGCGCCGTGACTCACTTGGACCTGCGCTCCCTGACCCTGGGCATGATGCCCGGCGGTATTGCGGAGATGAGCCTTACGGCTGAAACCTTGCAATTGTCGGTGCCGTTGGTGACAGCGATGCAGGTGATGCGTTTGTTGTTTGTGCTGTTCCTGGCGGAGCCGTTGTTCCGGTACTGGAATCGTCAGCTTTGA
- a CDS encoding tripartite tricarboxylate transporter permease translates to MDTFGYLGQGFGVALSPYNLVTALCGTLIGTVVGLLPGLGPINGVALLIPIAFALGLPPESALILLAAVYLGCEYGGRISSILLNIPGEASTVMTTLDGYPMARKGLAGVALSLSAWSSFIGAFIATCGMVLFAPLLAKWAIAFGPAEYFVLMVFAIVCLGGMAGDKPLKTFVAALIGLFLSAVGIDANSGVYRFTGDNIHLTDGIQFVVLVLGLFSISEILLLLEKTHRGQEAVKATGRMMFNLKEASAVFVVNIRCGLLGFIMGVLPGAGATLASAVAYMTEKRLAGANGTFGQGDMRGLAAPETAIGASACGALVPMLTLGVPGSGTTAVMIGALSLYNITPGPLLFQQQPDIVWGLIASLFIANIMLVILNIPMIRIFTRILAVPNWALVPVIAIITAIGVYAVHATTFDLFLMVGIGIFGYILRKLDFPLSPVLLGFILGGLMEQNLRRALSISNGALDILWSSPITFGVWVLTALMLMFPLVRIYRKRALQRRAVADV, encoded by the coding sequence ATGGATACTTTTGGCTATTTGGGCCAGGGATTCGGCGTCGCGCTGAGCCCGTACAACCTAGTGACCGCCTTGTGCGGCACGCTGATCGGCACCGTGGTCGGCCTGTTGCCGGGCCTGGGGCCGATCAATGGCGTGGCGTTGTTGATCCCCATCGCATTTGCTCTGGGCCTGCCCCCCGAATCGGCGTTGATCCTGCTCGCAGCGGTGTACCTGGGCTGCGAATACGGCGGCCGTATCAGCTCGATCCTGCTCAATATTCCGGGCGAAGCCTCCACCGTGATGACCACCCTCGACGGCTACCCAATGGCCCGCAAAGGCCTGGCCGGCGTAGCGCTGTCGTTGTCGGCGTGGAGTTCGTTCATCGGTGCCTTTATCGCCACCTGCGGCATGGTGCTGTTTGCCCCGCTGCTGGCCAAATGGGCGATTGCCTTCGGCCCGGCGGAATATTTCGTACTGATGGTGTTCGCGATTGTGTGCCTGGGCGGCATGGCCGGCGACAAGCCGTTGAAGACCTTTGTGGCGGCGCTGATCGGCCTGTTCCTCTCGGCGGTAGGCATCGATGCCAACAGCGGCGTGTACCGCTTTACCGGCGACAACATCCACCTCACCGATGGTATTCAGTTCGTGGTGTTGGTGCTGGGCCTGTTTTCCATCAGCGAGATCCTGCTGCTGCTGGAGAAAACCCACCGTGGCCAGGAAGCGGTCAAAGCCACCGGACGGATGATGTTCAACCTCAAGGAAGCCAGTGCGGTCTTCGTGGTTAACATCCGCTGCGGCTTACTCGGTTTCATCATGGGCGTGTTGCCGGGTGCCGGTGCAACCCTGGCGTCTGCCGTGGCCTACATGACCGAAAAACGCCTGGCCGGCGCCAACGGCACATTCGGCCAGGGCGACATGCGTGGCCTGGCCGCGCCGGAAACCGCAATCGGCGCGTCCGCCTGCGGCGCCCTGGTGCCGATGCTGACCCTGGGCGTGCCCGGTTCGGGCACCACGGCCGTGATGATCGGCGCCCTGTCGCTGTACAACATCACGCCCGGCCCGCTGCTGTTCCAACAGCAACCGGACATTGTCTGGGGCCTGATCGCGTCGTTGTTTATCGCCAACATCATGCTGGTGATTCTCAACATCCCGATGATCCGCATCTTCACCCGTATCCTCGCCGTGCCGAACTGGGCGCTGGTGCCGGTGATCGCCATCATCACCGCAATTGGCGTGTACGCGGTGCATGCCACCACGTTCGACCTGTTCCTGATGGTCGGTATCGGCATCTTCGGCTACATCCTGCGCAAGCTCGACTTTCCGCTGTCGCCGGTATTGCTGGGCTTTATCCTCGGCGGCCTGATGGAACAGAACCTGCGCCGCGCGCTGTCGATCTCCAACGGTGCGCTGGACATCCTGTGGTCGAGCCCGATTACCTTCGGCGTCTGGGTACTGACCGCGCTGATGCTGATGTTCCCGCTGGTGCGCATCTACCGCAAACGTGCCTTGCAGCGTCGTGCCGTGGCCGATGTCTGA
- a CDS encoding tripartite tricarboxylate transporter TctB family protein: MLLQRIFAAVLLLACAGLALMAWPYQAAFSYEPVGPRAFPLLMLGLMSLALIYMLFRPQPTQHTEEDPALDRDTLVKIGICVALLIVFAATFESLGFILSSLLIGIPMARLYGGRWMPSVVIVGLMAIGLYLLFDKAMDVPLPLGLLDVLEN, from the coding sequence ATGCTCTTACAACGCATTTTCGCCGCCGTGCTGTTGCTGGCCTGCGCCGGCCTCGCCCTGATGGCCTGGCCGTATCAGGCGGCGTTTTCCTACGAGCCGGTCGGGCCTCGCGCCTTTCCGCTGCTGATGCTCGGGCTGATGAGCCTGGCGCTGATCTACATGCTGTTTCGCCCGCAACCCACCCAACACACCGAAGAAGACCCGGCGCTGGACCGCGACACACTGGTCAAGATCGGCATTTGCGTAGCGCTGCTGATCGTGTTCGCCGCCACCTTCGAATCGTTGGGTTTCATTCTCAGCAGCTTGCTGATCGGCATCCCGATGGCGCGCCTGTATGGCGGGCGCTGGATGCCCAGCGTAGTGATCGTCGGCCTGATGGCCATCGGCTTGTACCTGCTGTTCGACAAAGCCATGGATGTGCCGCTGCCCCTCGGCCTGCTCGACGTACTGGAGAACTGA
- a CDS encoding tripartite tricarboxylate transporter substrate binding protein, whose product MTMTLSLRKVAITAGCMLFAGQLLAADEPKRPECIAPASPGGGFDLTCKLAQSALVNQKLLSKPMRVTYMPGGVGAVAYNAVVAQRPADGGTLVAWSSGSLLNLAQGKFGRFDESAVRWLAAVGTSYGAIAVKSDSPYKTLDDLVKALKKDPGSVVIGSGGTVGSQDWMQTALIAKAAGINPRELRYVALEGGGEIATALLGGHIQVGSTDISDSMPHILSGDMRLLAVFSEQRLDEPEMKNIPTAKEQGYDIVWPVVRGFYLGPKVSDADYAWWKDAFDKLLASDEFAKLRDQRELFPFAMTGPELDTYVKKQVADYKVLAKEFGLIQ is encoded by the coding sequence ATCACCATGACCCTTTCACTGCGTAAAGTTGCCATTACCGCCGGCTGCATGCTGTTTGCCGGCCAACTGCTGGCCGCCGACGAACCCAAGCGCCCTGAATGCATCGCCCCGGCTTCCCCGGGCGGTGGTTTTGACCTGACCTGCAAGCTGGCACAAAGCGCGCTGGTCAACCAGAAACTGCTGAGCAAGCCGATGCGCGTGACCTACATGCCAGGCGGCGTGGGCGCAGTGGCCTACAACGCGGTGGTCGCTCAGCGCCCTGCGGATGGAGGTACCCTGGTAGCCTGGTCCAGCGGTTCATTGCTGAACCTGGCCCAGGGCAAGTTCGGTCGCTTCGATGAAAGCGCCGTGCGCTGGCTCGCCGCGGTGGGCACCAGCTACGGCGCCATCGCGGTGAAAAGTGATTCGCCCTACAAGACCCTCGACGATCTCGTAAAAGCCTTGAAGAAAGATCCAGGCAGCGTAGTGATAGGTTCCGGCGGCACAGTGGGCAGCCAGGACTGGATGCAAACCGCCCTGATCGCCAAGGCCGCCGGGATCAATCCGCGCGAGCTGCGTTACGTCGCGCTGGAAGGCGGCGGCGAAATCGCTACCGCGTTGCTCGGTGGCCACATTCAGGTGGGCAGTACCGATATTTCCGACTCCATGCCACACATCCTCAGCGGTGACATGCGCCTGCTGGCGGTGTTCTCCGAGCAGCGCCTGGACGAGCCGGAAATGAAGAACATCCCGACCGCCAAAGAGCAAGGCTATGACATCGTCTGGCCAGTGGTGCGCGGCTTCTACCTCGGGCCAAAAGTCAGCGATGCCGACTACGCCTGGTGGAAGGATGCCTTCGACAAACTGCTGGCTTCCGACGAGTTCGCCAAGCTGCGTGACCAGCGCGAGCTGTTCCCGTTCGCCATGACCGGCCCGGAACTGGACACCTACGTGAAAAAACAGGTGGCTGACTACAAAGTGCTGGCCAAAGAGTTCGGCCTGATCCAGTAA
- a CDS encoding response regulator: protein MRVLLVEDHLQLAESVAQALKSIGLTVDVLHDGVAADLALSSEEYAAAILDVGLPRMDGFEVLARLRARGKNLPVLMLTARSDVKDRVHGLNLGADDYLAKPFELTELEARVKALLRRSVLGGERQQACGVLVYDLDTRRFTVGGELLTLTSREQAVLEALIARPGRVMSKEQLASQVFGLDEEASPDAIEIYVHRLRKKLDGQPIAIVTFRGLGYLLEARDA, encoded by the coding sequence ATGCGTGTCCTTCTGGTTGAAGACCATTTGCAACTCGCCGAAAGTGTCGCCCAAGCGCTCAAGAGCATAGGGTTGACCGTCGACGTGTTGCATGATGGCGTGGCTGCGGACCTGGCGTTGAGCAGCGAGGAATACGCGGCGGCGATCCTCGATGTGGGGCTGCCGCGCATGGATGGTTTCGAAGTGTTGGCACGCTTGCGCGCCCGAGGAAAAAATTTGCCGGTGTTGATGCTCACGGCACGCAGCGATGTAAAGGACCGCGTGCATGGCTTGAACCTGGGCGCCGACGATTACCTCGCCAAACCGTTTGAACTTACGGAACTGGAGGCGCGGGTCAAGGCGCTGCTACGACGCAGCGTATTGGGCGGCGAGCGCCAGCAGGCGTGCGGCGTGCTGGTGTATGACCTCGATACTCGGCGTTTCACGGTCGGTGGCGAACTGCTGACGCTGACCTCGCGCGAGCAAGCGGTGCTCGAGGCGCTCATCGCCCGGCCTGGCCGCGTGATGAGCAAGGAGCAACTGGCCTCCCAGGTGTTCGGTCTCGACGAAGAAGCCAGCCCGGACGCTATCGAGATTTATGTGCACCGCCTGCGCAAGAAACTCGACGGCCAGCCTATCGCCATTGTCACCTTCCGTGGCCTTGGCTACCTGCTGGAAGCCCGCGATGCATAA
- a CDS encoding sensor histidine kinase, which yields MHKPSSLRWRLLWNLALLLVLLMFASGMSAYWNGREAADTAYDRTLLASARTIAAGLTQVDGTLSANVPYVALDTFAYDSAGRIYYQVNDINQKLISGYENLPGPPPGTPRTDDYPALARFYDAVYQGQPVRVVSLLKAVSEPNMNGMAEIRVAETDEARVAMARSLMADTLLRLGMLAIGALLLVWFAVSAALRPLERLRTAVEERQPDDLRPLPLVEVQDEFGPLVRSLNHFTERLRGQFERQAQFIADAAHELRTPLAALKARLELGLRAEDPATWRTTLETAAQGTDRLTHLANQLLSLARIENGARAIAEGGAQLLDLSQLARELGMAMAPLAHARGVALALEADEPVWLRGEPTLLNELLSNLVDNALAHTPPGGNVILRVTAPAVLEVEDDGPGIPLDERDRVFERFYRRSQQGMGSGLGLAIVGEICRAHLAQISLHDGESVGLKVRVSFIAGDQ from the coding sequence ATGCATAAGCCCAGCAGCCTGCGCTGGCGCCTGCTGTGGAACCTCGCGCTGTTGCTGGTGCTGCTGATGTTCGCCAGCGGCATGAGTGCCTACTGGAACGGGCGTGAAGCGGCCGACACCGCCTATGACCGCACGCTGCTGGCCTCGGCGCGCACCATTGCCGCCGGCTTGACCCAGGTGGACGGCACGCTCAGTGCCAACGTGCCCTACGTGGCTCTGGACACCTTTGCCTACGACAGCGCCGGGCGTATCTATTACCAGGTCAACGACATCAACCAGAAGCTGATATCGGGTTATGAAAACCTTCCCGGCCCGCCGCCCGGCACCCCGCGTACTGACGATTACCCGGCCTTGGCGCGGTTCTACGACGCCGTGTATCAGGGCCAGCCGGTGCGCGTGGTGAGCCTGCTCAAGGCTGTTTCCGAGCCGAACATGAATGGCATGGCGGAGATCCGTGTCGCAGAAACTGACGAAGCCCGGGTCGCCATGGCCCGCAGCCTGATGGCCGACACCTTGTTGCGCCTGGGCATGCTGGCTATTGGCGCGCTGTTGCTGGTGTGGTTTGCCGTCAGCGCGGCGCTGCGCCCGCTGGAGCGCCTGCGCACGGCGGTGGAAGAACGCCAGCCCGATGACCTGCGGCCCTTGCCGCTGGTAGAGGTGCAGGATGAGTTCGGCCCGCTGGTGCGTTCCCTCAACCATTTCACCGAACGCTTGCGCGGCCAGTTCGAACGCCAGGCGCAGTTCATTGCCGACGCCGCCCACGAGTTGCGTACGCCGCTGGCCGCGCTCAAGGCCCGCCTGGAACTGGGCCTGCGCGCCGAAGACCCGGCCACGTGGCGCACCACCCTGGAAACTGCCGCCCAGGGCACCGACCGTCTCACGCACCTGGCTAATCAGCTGCTGTCCCTGGCCCGCATTGAAAACGGCGCGAGGGCCATTGCCGAAGGCGGCGCGCAGTTGCTCGACCTCAGCCAATTGGCCCGAGAGCTGGGCATGGCCATGGCGCCATTGGCCCACGCGCGAGGCGTTGCCTTGGCGCTGGAAGCAGACGAGCCGGTGTGGCTGCGCGGCGAACCGACGCTGCTCAATGAGTTGCTGAGCAACCTGGTGGACAATGCGCTGGCGCACACGCCACCGGGCGGCAACGTGATTTTGCGGGTGACGGCGCCAGCAGTGCTCGAAGTCGAAGACGACGGCCCGGGTATCCCGCTGGATGAGCGGGATCGGGTATTTGAGCGATTTTATCGGCGCAGCCAGCAGGGTATGGGGTCGGGCCTGGGGCTGGCGATTGTCGGGGAGATCTGCCGTGCGCACCTGGCGCAGATCAGCCTGCACGATGGCGAATCGGTGGGGTTGAAAGTGCGCGTGAGTTTTATCGCCGGGGATCAGTAG